In Synergistales bacterium, the genomic stretch CCCGCCATTGTAGATAGCATCTACAATGGCGGGGCTTCCTTTGCCGTAGGCTCGCTGGGCTTGACGGATAGAAGTCATCAGTAGAGCACCAACCTTTGCTTGGTTTTACAACGCGATTTCAGATATGAGGCACTATTTCTGAATTGCACTAAATATTGACTCTTTTCAAACGATCTTGCGCGGCTCTCAAGAAGTTGCTATAATATTCGCAATCTTATTCGGGATATTGGATACAGTATCCTAATGGAGGAAAATTAATGCCCCAATCCCTTGAATCGATACGGTCGCGCAGACTTCCCCCGCTTCGCGAGGATGTGTACAAAGCCCTTCTTCAGGCGATTTTCTCCGGTCAGCTCAGTACCGGTCAGCATCTTGTGGAGGGAGAGATCGCCCGACAGCTCGGCGTTAGCCGAACCCCCGTGCGCGAAGCCGTGCGAAGGCTGGAGAGCGAGGGGCTTGTCAATGTCGACCAGGGGAGGGGTCTCAAGGTTATCGATATCAGTGATGACCGGATTCGGGAGATCTTTGCCGTTCGGGAGTCTCTGGAATGTGTTGCCGTGATTTTCACGGTCGAGCGCGTTACGAAGGAGGAAATACGTCGTCTTGAACGTATTGTCGCCGAGGGGCTGGAGTTTGCATACCGGGATGACACAGCGTTCTTCTTGAAGTCGGTTAAACAGTTTAACAAAGAATTTGTAGAAACAAGCAAGGCGCAAAATCTCATTAAAATTATTTATAATTACCATGAGTATGTGCACTGTCTTCGTCTGCGCAGTCTCGCTGGCAGGGAGAGGCGCATAGAGGCGGCTCGGGAACATGCCGCCATGCTGGAGGCAGTAAAGCAGGGCGAGAGCGAATTGGCAAAGGAGATCATCCACCAGCACATCCAAGGGGCACATGAATATTACAAGAGTGCCAGAGGCGTCGCCCGCGACATGGAGGACGCAGAGGCGTCCTTGATGTCGCGGGTGCAGAACCGTACTGAATAACCTGGAGAAGAGAGGGGGTATGGATGCGGGAACCCGAAATGCCGTGAGTGCTCCACAGGGTATCGGATCACTGAACAGAGGCAGAGGAGGAATGTGAAGATGAAAAAGTTTGTAATGCTGCTTGTTGCGGTTTCCATGGCGACCCTTTTGTTTGCAGGCGCGGGCTTTGCGGCGGATTATCCTTCAGAGCCCATCGAAATGATTGCCCCGGCCACTCCTGGTGGAGGCTGGGATACAACGGCAAGGTCCATCCAGCACGTCATCAAGAAAAACGACATGTCTCCCGAGTCGATTATCGTTACCAACAAGCCGGGGGGCGGCGGTGCCGTAGGCTGGACATACCTGAACAGCAAGGCGGGAAGCGGCTACTATCTCGCCGTCAATTCAAGCCTTGTCTTTCTCAATGAACTTCTTGGCAGGAGCGAACTCTCCTATACGGATTTTACCCCCATCGCGATCATGGCCACTGAATGGTGCGCCGTCTTTGTCGGCAAGGATTCCAAGTTTGACAGCGGTATAGAGGTTATGGAGGCCCTGAAAGAGGATCCCACGTCACTTTCCATCGCCGTTGCCCCGAGCCTCGGAAATGACGACCACCTTTCCTTTGTCATGGCGGCAAAAGCCTATGGTGTCGACACCAGCAAGCTTCGTTTTGTCGTGATGGGAAGCGGCGGCGACATCCTTCCCGCACTCCTGGGTGGACACGTCGATGTTGTCACCGGTTCCGTCTCTGAAGGTGCGGAGCACGCCCGTGCCGGTAAGGTAAAAGTTCTGGCTGTTACCTCGGATGAGCGTCTGGGCGGCGAGCTCTCCGATGTTCCCACCTGGAAAGAGCAGGGTATCGACGTGGTTTTCCCTCACTGGCGTGGTGTGATGGGCCCCAAGGATATGCCTCAGGAAGCCATCGACTGGTGGAACAAAACGCTTTCCGCAGTTGTTGAGACCGAGGACTGGGCCAAGATCCTCAAGAATAACAAGTGGGACGACTTCTACAAGAACAGCGAAGAGACCAAGGCCTTCATGGACGAGAACTTCCAGATGTACAAGAACCTCGTTGAAGAGCTTGGCCTGGCCCAGAACTAGGAGTATTTTCTTACCCTAGAATACAGGGGCCCCGGTATATCCGGGGCCCCATTCTTCGGAGGTCTTCGCAATGAATACGAATAGAATATGCGGAACAATCGGGATTGCGCTGGGAGTCCTCTGTTTGATAGGTGCGCTCAACATTCCCGAGCCGGTTATGGGGGACGCACTTGGTCCCAAATTTTTTCCGCTACTGGTGAGTGGCGGTATGATCATTATCGGCATCGTTACCTGGCTGACGGATGTGCGGAATGCCGGAAAGGGACACTACGAACGGACCCAGGTGATCACACCGAAGTGGAAGGAAGTCTACCTAATGATCGGTGTGACCATTGTGATCGGCCTGGTATACTCGATGCTCTTCGTTGATCTTGGATATATCATATCCACCTTTATATTTGTGGGCGCCATACTGAGCCTTGTCAATCCAAGAAGGCATGTCATGAATCTCATTATTGCGCTTGTTTTCAGCGTGGGGGCCTATTATGTCTTTGCAAAACTGCTTGGTTTGAGCCTCCCCCGCGGCGTCCTGGGGTTCTTCTAAACAGCAGGGAGGATTGCGATGCGGAGCTGCCGTTGGCGTCTCTCTAAGGGAGGAATGGAATCATGGAGGAAACACTAGGATATATCATTCAGGGCTTCGGAAACGTACTCTCCGTTTCGAACTTACTCTGGCTTTTTATGGGGGGGCTCTTGGGGACCATCATAGGCATGCTGCCCGGTATCGGGCCGGCTACCGGGGTGGCGGTACTGATCCCCATGACTTTCACCATGGACCCGATGACCGCACTCATGACCATGTGCGCCATCTACTACGGAGCGATGTTCGGCGGGTCGAGGAGTTCAATCCTGATCAATACACCAGGTGATGGGTCGGCTATCGCGGCCACCTTTGATGGATACCCGATGGCCCAAAAAGGAAGGGCGGGCCCCGCGCTGGCTATTTCTGCACTCGCATCATTTATCGGGGGGATCATAGCCGTTTTCCTGATGACACTTCTTGCGGGTCCTATGTCGTCCTTTGCGATCAAGTTCGGGCCTCCGCAGTACTTTTCCCTCTTTGTCTTCGCCCTTTCTGCGACGGTTTCAATTTCCAAAGGTTCCCTGCTCAAGGGTGCTCTTGCAATGTTTATCGGCCTCATGTTGAGTACTGTCGGGATTGACCAGCAGAGCGGTATGGGGCGGTTTACGCTGGGCGTGGCGGAGCTGCAGGACGGCATCGACTTTCTCGTCGCCATCATTGGGATCTACGCCATCGGTGAGGTCTTCCTGAACTACGAAAGCCTGGACACGGCCATTGAAGCGCTGAAGAAGAAGTTCGGCAAGGTCTGGATAACTATGGACGATTGGAAGCGCTGTTTCTGGCCGATTATGCGGAGTACGCCCGTCGGTTTTATTGTAGGCGTACTGCCCGGTTCGGGAGGCTCCATCGCCTCAATGGTTGCCTATACCAATGAGAAACAGCTTTCCAAACATCCAGACGAGTTCGGCAATGGAGCCATCGAAGGGCTGGCCGCGCCGGAAGCTGCAAATAACGCCGCCTCGGTAGGGGCGCTTATCCCCATGCTGACGCTGGGAGTGCCGGGTTCGGGAACGACCGCCGTCATGCTTGGGGCGCTGATGATGATGGGACTTCAGCCGGGACCGCTGCTGTTTACGGAGCACCCGCTGCTGGCCTGGAGTGTTATCGATAGTATGTACCTCGGCAATATACTTCTTGCCATCATCAACATCCCACTGGCCGTGTTGATCGTTAAAGTCCTGTATGTCCCCAAGAGGGTTCTATTGCCCATCATCCTGGTTCTTGCGTTTTTGGGAACCTATACCATGAATTACAGCGTTGTCGACTTTTATATGCTGCTTGTGTTCGGCGTCATGGGCTATGCAATGAAAAAGCTCAAGATACCGGCTGCCCCGATGGTGCTGGCGCTGATTCTGGGTAATATGATGGAACAGGCCTTCCGGCAGTCGCTTACCCTTTCCATGGGCAGCCTGATGATATTTGTGGAGAAACCTATTTCCCTGACATTGCTTATTATGGCTCTTCTGTCTACTTTGTATCCGTTCTTTGCTGAGTGGCGACAGAAGAGAAAACAGCAATAGATCCAGATCAGATGAAATGAATAAAGAGGGGGCGTTGGTAACTGTACTCTGACGCCCCCTTCTTTTTGTAGCGAAAGGGGTGGTCCCCTGGAACGTCTGCTTGTGGCGGGAGCTGTCTTGCTGGGGGGGTACGCCGGATGGAAATCCCCCATTCCCTCGGGTGCCCTGATAGGGGGAGTTGTCCTCGGTTTTGCGGTGAAGGGGTGGCTGGGGCACAGCTCTGTGGATGTGCACACCCTTTCGGTGCTTGCCCAGCTACTTATATCATACGTTATCGTAAGCCGCACTTCTCTGGAAAACCTTGCTCTATTGCGGCGACTTTTCGTTCTGGCCTTCATGTACAACCTGATACTGTACATTGTCAGCTTCGGCGCCTCGTTTCTCCTGGCTTCGTTCACAGGCATGGATGTGATGACGGCACTCTTTGCAACACCACCGGGGGGGTTGTCAAGCCTGGGCATTATCGCCGCAGAGATGGACGTGGAAGTCCCTGTGACGCTTCTCTTCCACGTTATCAGGGTCACGCTTATCGTCTGCCTCGTGCCGATGCTGGCTGTGTGGCTCAAATCGCGCTATTCAATGACTGAAGTGGAGTAGAACGCTGAAATAGTTGGGGAGGGAATCTGCAATGCACACAGGAAAGATGCTGCGGGAACGCCTCGAGAAATCGGAAATAGTAGTTGCTCCCGGAGCTCAGAACGCGCTTTTTGCACGACTCATTGAAGAATTCGGTTTCGAGGCGATCTATGCCACCGGTGCGGGAATCGCCAATTTGCACCTTGGCTGGGCGGACCTCGGCCTGACGACGATGACGGAGGTTGTGGAGACCGTACGCCGGATGACGGATGTGGTTTCAGTTCCGGTAATCGCCGATATCGATACCGGCTTTGGCAACCAACTGAATGTCTGGCGGACCATTCGTGAGTTTGAAAATGCTGGGGTTGCAGCTGTCCAGATCGAGGACCAGGTTTTCCCGAAGCGTTGCGGTCATTTTGCCGGTAAGGATGTTATTCCCCGGGAGGAGATGCTCGACAAGATCTGTGCGGCCAAGGACGCCCGGAAGAGTGACGATTTCCTTATTATCGCCCGCACCGATGCAGGAGCCGTCCACGGTTTTGAGCAGGCAATCGAGCGGGCCAACGCCTACGCTGCAGCTGGTGCCGACCTTCTCTTTGTAGAGGCACCGCCTACGGAGGAAGAGCTCCGCAGGGTTCCCAAAGAGGTGGATGGCAAGGTTGTCGCCAATATGGTGGAGGGCGGGAAAACACCGCTCTTTTCGGCACAGGCGCTTGAAGAAATGGGATATAGCCTTGTTCTCTTTGCCAATGCCACCCAGAAAGCGGCGATCCGCGGACTTGAACGGCTGCTGGGGCACCTCTCGGAAACAGGCGAGACCTGGAGCGAGCCTGATCTGATGATCTCCATGGAACGCCGTAACGAGATAACGGGATTGCATGAATTGCGGCGGAAAATGGAAGGGTACGGTCCTGAAGCCTCGCGGTAGAGTGGCGCCGCACAAAAGCGGCGAGAGCATATATTCATCAATGGTGCCTGCGCCCCACAGGAAAGAACACGCCCATCCCCCGGCATAAAGGCCAGTGGTACCTGCCGTGCTCAGAAAAGGTTTCTGGTACAGGGGGTGTTACTGCGTCATGACAGACATCATGCAGGAAATTGCAGGCTTTTATTTGTGCTGTACAGCACAGGCGAGGTGATACGACGATGATAGAGAAAACGGCCCAGGCCGGCACGCTGGAGTCCTCGGACTGCCTGGTGACGGTGGCCGGAAGCGGGACAGTGGACATAGACTACCGAGGCGCCAACGCCGCCCTCTTCGGGGAGCGGACCCGCGCCATCGTGGAAGAGATAGTGAAGCGGCGCGGTCTGGACGGTGCCAGCATCCAGATACAGGACCAGGGCGCCCTGGAGCCCACGCTCCGGGCCCGTCTTGAGACGGCGCTTGCCCGCGCCGGCGCCTGAGGAGGTGGAACGATGCCCAGAGTCTGCCGCTCCATGCTCTACGTACCGGGGAACAACCCCTCCATGCTCCAGCACTGCCCGGTTTTCGGCGCCGACAGCGTCCTGCTGGACCTGGAGGACGCCGTGGCCATAACGGAAAAGGACGCTGCCCGTCATCTTGTGGCCCACTTTCTGCGGAGCCTTGATTTTGGTGAGATGGTGGTGACGGTGCGCCTGAACGGTGCCGACACGGAGTGCTTCGAGGAAGACATCCGCGCCATCGTCCCCTGCCGCCCCGACGCCGTGCGGCTGCCCAAGTGCCATACCGCCGAGGACGTGCGCCGGCTGGACGGACTGATCGGTGCAGTCGAACGGGAGCAGCGCCTCCCGGAAGGAGGCGTGAAGATCCACGCCATGATCGAGACCGCCCGGGGCGTGGAGCACTCCTACGAGATCGCCTGCGTCTCGCCGCGAGTGGACGCCCTCAC encodes the following:
- a CDS encoding GntR family transcriptional regulator, with translation MPQSLESIRSRRLPPLREDVYKALLQAIFSGQLSTGQHLVEGEIARQLGVSRTPVREAVRRLESEGLVNVDQGRGLKVIDISDDRIREIFAVRESLECVAVIFTVERVTKEEIRRLERIVAEGLEFAYRDDTAFFLKSVKQFNKEFVETSKAQNLIKIIYNYHEYVHCLRLRSLAGRERRIEAAREHAAMLEAVKQGESELAKEIIHQHIQGAHEYYKSARGVARDMEDAEASLMSRVQNRTE
- a CDS encoding tripartite tricarboxylate transporter substrate binding protein — protein: MKKFVMLLVAVSMATLLFAGAGFAADYPSEPIEMIAPATPGGGWDTTARSIQHVIKKNDMSPESIIVTNKPGGGGAVGWTYLNSKAGSGYYLAVNSSLVFLNELLGRSELSYTDFTPIAIMATEWCAVFVGKDSKFDSGIEVMEALKEDPTSLSIAVAPSLGNDDHLSFVMAAKAYGVDTSKLRFVVMGSGGDILPALLGGHVDVVTGSVSEGAEHARAGKVKVLAVTSDERLGGELSDVPTWKEQGIDVVFPHWRGVMGPKDMPQEAIDWWNKTLSAVVETEDWAKILKNNKWDDFYKNSEETKAFMDENFQMYKNLVEELGLAQN
- a CDS encoding tripartite tricarboxylate transporter TctB family protein — translated: MNTNRICGTIGIALGVLCLIGALNIPEPVMGDALGPKFFPLLVSGGMIIIGIVTWLTDVRNAGKGHYERTQVITPKWKEVYLMIGVTIVIGLVYSMLFVDLGYIISTFIFVGAILSLVNPRRHVMNLIIALVFSVGAYYVFAKLLGLSLPRGVLGFF
- a CDS encoding tripartite tricarboxylate transporter permease encodes the protein MEETLGYIIQGFGNVLSVSNLLWLFMGGLLGTIIGMLPGIGPATGVAVLIPMTFTMDPMTALMTMCAIYYGAMFGGSRSSILINTPGDGSAIAATFDGYPMAQKGRAGPALAISALASFIGGIIAVFLMTLLAGPMSSFAIKFGPPQYFSLFVFALSATVSISKGSLLKGALAMFIGLMLSTVGIDQQSGMGRFTLGVAELQDGIDFLVAIIGIYAIGEVFLNYESLDTAIEALKKKFGKVWITMDDWKRCFWPIMRSTPVGFIVGVLPGSGGSIASMVAYTNEKQLSKHPDEFGNGAIEGLAAPEAANNAASVGALIPMLTLGVPGSGTTAVMLGALMMMGLQPGPLLFTEHPLLAWSVIDSMYLGNILLAIINIPLAVLIVKVLYVPKRVLLPIILVLAFLGTYTMNYSVVDFYMLLVFGVMGYAMKKLKIPAAPMVLALILGNMMEQAFRQSLTLSMGSLMIFVEKPISLTLLIMALLSTLYPFFAEWRQKRKQQ
- a CDS encoding AbrB family transcriptional regulator, whose amino-acid sequence is MAGAVLLGGYAGWKSPIPSGALIGGVVLGFAVKGWLGHSSVDVHTLSVLAQLLISYVIVSRTSLENLALLRRLFVLAFMYNLILYIVSFGASFLLASFTGMDVMTALFATPPGGLSSLGIIAAEMDVEVPVTLLFHVIRVTLIVCLVPMLAVWLKSRYSMTEVE
- a CDS encoding isocitrate lyase/PEP mutase family protein, producing the protein MLRERLEKSEIVVAPGAQNALFARLIEEFGFEAIYATGAGIANLHLGWADLGLTTMTEVVETVRRMTDVVSVPVIADIDTGFGNQLNVWRTIREFENAGVAAVQIEDQVFPKRCGHFAGKDVIPREEMLDKICAAKDARKSDDFLIIARTDAGAVHGFEQAIERANAYAAAGADLLFVEAPPTEEELRRVPKEVDGKVVANMVEGGKTPLFSAQALEEMGYSLVLFANATQKAAIRGLERLLGHLSETGETWSEPDLMISMERRNEITGLHELRRKMEGYGPEASR
- the citD gene encoding citrate lyase acyl carrier protein codes for the protein MIEKTAQAGTLESSDCLVTVAGSGTVDIDYRGANAALFGERTRAIVEEIVKRRGLDGASIQIQDQGALEPTLRARLETALARAGA
- a CDS encoding CoA ester lyase, which encodes MPRVCRSMLYVPGNNPSMLQHCPVFGADSVLLDLEDAVAITEKDAARHLVAHFLRSLDFGEMVVTVRLNGADTECFEEDIRAIVPCRPDAVRLPKCHTAEDVRRLDGLIGAVEREQRLPEGGVKIHAMIETARGVEHSYEIACVSPRVDALTLGGQDLTADMGVRKTPGGSEIFYARSRVVMAARAAGIDVFDTVWVDVNDNEGLLEETRMVIGLGFTGKAAIHPGQIEWIHRAFVPKAREVAHSRRVVEAADEAERRGKGAVAVDGRMIDAPVVAKARHILELARLYGMEGGEEK